GGCCTTCGGCGCCCTGCGAGGAGAAGAAGGCCTCGCCGAGGTGCGCGCGCAGCCCGCTCTCGCTCACCACGGCGGCGACCGCGTCCATCGAGAAGTAGTGGTCGGCGAAGCAGGTGACGCCCCCGCGGATCATCTCGGCGCAGGCGAGCCTCGCCCCCAACTCCACGTCCTTCTGCGTGAGGTTGGACTCGATGGGCCAGATGAAGTCGTTGAACCACTCCTCGGCGGGCAGGTCCTCGGCGATCCCGCGCAGGGCGACCATCGGGGTGTGCGTATGGCAGTTGATCAGGCCGGGCATCGCCACCTGGCCGCGCGCGTCGATGCGCAGGGCGGCGTCCGGAAGGCGCGTCTCGCGCGTGACCGCCTCGATGACCCCACCCCGTACGACGATCGAGGCGTCCTCGACGAACGCGATCTCCTCGTGCTCGTCGTGCGCGAGCGCGGTGCATCCGGTGATGAGGAGGTCGGCGGGGCCGGTCGCGGACGGGGTCGTGGCGGACGGGGCCGGGACGGACGGCGTCATGGCGTCACCGTACGACGGGTCGGGCTCCCGGTGCTCAGCCCGCGAGCGGAACGGCGAGCGCCTGCCCCTCCTTCATCACCAGCCCCGCGCGTTCCCGCCCCTCGGCCAGTTCGTCGAGGAGTGCGGTGATGCGTTCGGTGTGCTCGGGGGTGAGCCGTCCGTTGTCGTCGAGCTGCACGGCGCACGCGGTCGTGGTGTCGACGAGGCGTTCGAGGGTGGCCGCGACCTCGTCCGTTCCCTCGGCGTGCCGGGCCAGGGCAGGGAGTTCGGCGGCGGCGAGGTCGATCGAGGCGCGGGCCTCGGCGAGCGCGCGGTAGGCCTCACGGCGCAGGGTCCAGCGGCCGGCCCGGTCGTCGGTCGTGCCGTCGTCCAGTACGTGGGCGAGGTAGACGTGTGCTGCCTCGGCGGCGTGCGTGACGCGGGCCCGTACCCCTCCCCCGCGCTGTCCGAGCGCCGGCAGATGCCCGACGAGCAGCACGATCGCGCAGGCCAGCAGTGTTTCGCCGATCCGGCTCCAGGAGGCCGCCGGTTCCCCGCCCACCATGACGAGGGAGAGCACGAGCACGGTGACGACGGCGGTCTGTGCCGCGAAGTGCCGGGTGGCGACGGGGATCAGGGCGCCGCACAGTGCCACCAGGGCGACCAGCCCGGCGGGGCGCGGGAGCAGCGCCGCGAGGCCGGCGAAGAGGACGGCGCCCAGCACGGTCCCCGCCGCCCGGCAGATCACCCGTGAGGCGAGCGGCCCGAGGTCGGGCTTGACCAGGAAGACGGCGGTCGCGGGGAGCCAGTACCAGTGGGCGTGGCTGCCGTACCAGCGGGCGTGGTGCAGGGCCTGCGCCACGGCCACGCCGGCGCCGAAGCAGAGGGCGACCCGGAGCCCGTACTCGCGTCCTGCGGAACCGAGGACCGTGCGCGCGAGGGACGCGGCGGTACGGCGCCGCGTGTGCAGCGCGCTGTCGTCGCCACCCCGGTCGAAGGTGTCGGCCGCGTGCAGGAGTGCGTCGTCGAGGGCGCGCAGGGCCGGCGCGGAGCGGGCGGGCGCGGGCAGCGGCCCGGTGTGCGTGCTGGTCCGTACGGCGACGGCGAGTCGCCGCGGCCCTTCGACGGCCCTCGCGGGCACCGCCTCGCCCGCCCAGGCGAGCGCGGTGGCGGCCTCGGCGAGCGGGAGCGCGGCGGCGTACTGCGCGTGCAGCCGCCGCTCGGCCGCGGAACTGGCGTACGGCCGCAGCCGGGGCCCGCCGAGCGCGTCCTGGGCGTGGTCGAGCGCTGCGGTGAGGGCCACCCGGCGACCGGGCGCGTCCGGCCCTCCGACCGCTTCCAGCAGCGCGGCGACGGCGTCGTACACACCCCCGACGGCGTCCCGCTCCCCGTCGAAGCGGTAGTCGCCGGCGATGGCCCCGGGTGTGGGCAGCGCGAGCCGCAGGACGAGCAGCCAGCCGGCCCCGCCGACGAAGAAGAGCGCACGCTGCCAGCCGGGCTCGGGCAGCGGCATCCCGGCCCCGATGGCGGCGGCGACGAGCAGTTGCGTACCCGCTCCGCTCGCGACGGGCCCGACGGCGCTGACCGCCCCGGCGACCAGTCCGAGCACGGTGAGGAGAAGGGTGAGCGTCACCGCGCCGACGTGCTGTCCCGCGTACGACCCCACGAGCAGCCCACCGGCTCCCGCGAGCGCCGGCACGCCGAGCCGCCTGACCGCGGCCCTGCGGCTGCCCGGCCGGTCGTTGATCCCGGCGAGCATGGCCCCCAGGGCGGCGACGACACCGACGGACGTACGCCCGCTCAGCACCGCCAGGAGCAGCAGCGGTCCGGCGGCCAGGGCGCCCCGCACGACCGCGCTCCAGGGCACGGGGCCGCGCTGTGCGCGCAGGGCGTGGGCGAGCCAGGGCGGTACGGCGGCGCTGAGGCGGGACACGGGACTCCTGTCGGGCGAGGGCGGGGGCGCCTTCGGGCGACGTCGGCCGGGCGGTGTACTGCCTACGGTAGATCGCGTTGCTGGAGGAAATGGAACGGATGTATTTCCGGAAGGTGACGCATCGCGGGGATGCCGCGTTCTTTATGAACGCAACTACCGGTCGGCCGGGGATGAAACGGAGCGGGTCCGAGGGCGTAGCCGGCCCCGGACCCTTGTGATGCCACCCATGTCACACGCCGGCACGCTTGAGAACCCAGGTCAGTCGTTATGTCGCCGCGTCCTGCCTTTGGACCACCACGCATCGAGCTGCGCGGACTGGACTTGAACCAGCATTTCGGCGTCCCGGGGCCCGGGCCCGGTCGATCCGGCGATCGGCGGCGAATGCTGAGTCTGGAGCAAGAGTCTGAGATTGATCACGGCCTGCCTCTGCCGAGTTGGGCTACCGCGGCGCGTGGGCACTCCGTGGAGTGCCGTGTGGTGCCGCGGGGAGGGTTCGAACCTCCACTGGAACCGTGCATTCACGACAAGCTTCAGGTTCAGCTTGCGCTCCTCGCGCACCCCGGCCGTGGTGCGTGGTGGCCGGGGAGTTCTTGAGGCTACCCGAACAGGTAGCCGAACACGGAGTCCCCGACGCGCTGGTCGACGACGTCCACGCCGTTCGCCTCTTCCCGGGCGAACTTGACGGCCTGCTGCAACCTCTCGACCCGGTCGAGCAGTTCGTTCACGCGTCGCGCGGGCAGGGCGCCGGAGAACTTCACGGTCGTCCAGTACCCGACGGGAATGTCCTCGTAGTAGACCTCGACCTGGGCGGGATGCTTCTCGGTGGCCTCGGCCTTGACGTGGTTGCGCGGCACCTTCTTGGTCCGCAGCGTCCTGACGGGCTCGGTCTTCCACGCGTCCGTCGACGGGTCCTGCACCCACGACTCGGAGGCGTCGAGAACGGGCAGCTTCCGTACGAAGGTGTTGAGATCGGTGAGCTGCTTCTCGAGGAAGAGCAGATACGACACGGGCACGTCGGCGACGAGGACCCGCCCGTCCACCTTCACATCCGCCCGGGCCGTGCAGTTCGCCCAGTCCTTGGTGGCGGTCACGTCGAACAGCCGGGTGAGCGTCCCCGCGGTCTCCCGCAGCACGTCCTCGGCCTGCACCTGCACCCGCGTCGACTCGGGCGGCAGCTGCTCACCCTCCTCGTCCTTCGGCTGATAGGTCCGCGAGATGCCGGCCAGCAATGCGGGCTTCTGCAGCCCGTGATGAGCGGCCGTCAGGTCCTGATGGGACTTGGACTTGATGCCCTTCTCCACTGCGATGATCTGATTGAGTTTCGCCACGTCGATGACGGTAGCAGTGGCGGCGGGGGCTTTTCGAAGGGTTATTCGACCCCGCATTCCCCCTCCCGGTCGACCCCGGCGTCCAGGATCTCCTCGGCCCGGATGCCCCCGTCGTCCGCGACCTCCTCGGCCCGGACGACCGCCGCGTCCAAGACCACCTCCGCCCGCCCGAGCATGTGCACCAGCCCTTCGGGCTCTCCCACCCCACCGCGCACGATCTCGTCGATCCCTCTCAACCCGGCCCGCTCGAGCAGCCGCTTCTCGTTCGTCACCCACTCCCCACGCGCCGCCAGCACCGCGTGACCGGTCTGCAGGGCGGCGGTCGCCAGCGCTCCCGCGGCCTCTGTGAGACGACCGGCGGGTGCGTGGTTGGCCTTGGCGTAGGCGAGGGTGGCGCGGGCCGTGCCGTGCCAGTGGGCGGAGGCGGAGATGCGGAGTTTCGCCGGGTAGGCGGCGGGTCGGGGCAGGTCGCCGCGCAGGACACGGTTGACGGCGAGCTCGGCGACGAGGAGGTAGCTGGGGATTCCGGCGAGATGGAAGAGAAGCGGCTCCACGTGGAACCGCCCCAGCTCCGCCCTCCCCGACTCCCGCTCCACCACGTCGAGATCGCGGTAGTGAACGTCGACACGACGGCTTTCGACGGTCAGCCAGGCACCGCCGTTGAACACGCCCCCGCCCCAGCCGCCGATCTCCGAGACCTCACCCTGCCAGCCGACGGCCCGCAGGTCGTCGGGGTCGAAGGCGCCCCGGTAGTAGATCGCCAGGTCCCAGTCACTGTCGGGACCGTGGGTGCCCTGCGCACGGGAGCCACCGAGGGCGACGGCCCGGACGGCGGGGAGGGCGGCCAGGCGGTCGGTGACGTGGGCGAGGAACTTCTCGTCGTCGATGTGCGGCGGCCGGGTCGGTGCGGGCATGAGCTGAGGATGCGGTCGGGTGACGGAGCTGTCGAGCCAATATCCGCCAGGGGGCGGACCGTCCCCCTCGTGAGCGAAGTGGCTTCGCTCGGGGACGAGCCGGAGCTAAATCGCATGCGCCCGCCCTCCGTCCGCCCACACCATAGGAAGGTTGCCCGTCCAGTCGAGGATTCCCGGAGTTCCCGTGCCCGCTCGTGTCACCGTCCCCAGTCTCTTCCCGCCTCCCGGCTACGCTCACGTGTCGGTCGTCGAGGCGGGTGCGCGGCTCGCCTTTCTTGCCGGGGCCGTGCCGCTGGACGCGGCGGGGAACGTCGTCGGTGTGGGGGATCACGTGCGGCAGGCCGAGCAGGTGATCGCCAATCTCGGCGAGCAACTCCGTGCGGTGGGCAGTGGCTTCGCGCATGTGGTGGCGACCGATGTGTACGTCGTCAGCGGTGAGCCGAGGGTGCTGTCCGACGTGTGGGGTGTCGTCGAGGCGTCCGGGCTCAGCACGGGACCCCACTCGTCGACGCTGCTCGGCGTGGCCTGCCTCGGGTACACGGGGCAGTTGGTGGAGATCACGGCGACGGCGGTCGTGCCCGAGTCCGAGTCCGAGTCCTAGGCCTGGGCCACATTCACCCTCGGCCGGCGCCCCACACCCTCCGCTTCGGCAGCGGTCGCGCATAGCTGCCCACCCGGCTCGTCCTGAGGCCCAGGGAGACCAGGGCCTCCGCGAGTTTCACCGCGGCGGCGACGCCGTCGACGACCGGGAGGTCCAGTTTCTCCCCGACCGCCCGTTGCAGGCCCGTCATACCGGCGCAGCCGAGGACGAGGACCTCGGCGCCGGCCTCCCGGGCCCGCTCCGCCGCGGTCACGAATGCCTCCTGCGTTCGCTGGACGTCGCCGAGGTCGAGGACGCCGAGGCCGGTGCCGACGACCGCGGCGCAGTTCTGGGCCACTCCGGCGGCGTACAGGCTGTCCTCGATCTGACCGCGTGAGCGCTCCAGGGTGGTGACGACTCCGTAGCGGCGGCCGAGCAGGCAGGCGAGGTGGGCGGCGGCCTCGGTGATGTCGACGACGGGCACGTCCACGAGTTCGCGCGCGCCCTCGCGTCCGTGTTCGCCGAAACCCGCCATGACCACGGCGTCGCAGGGACCCTCGTAGGTGCGCAGGGTGTCGAGGACGGCCGCCGCGGAGAGGTAGCTGTCGAGCCAGCCCTCGGCGGACTCGGGTCCCCAGGCGGGGGTGAGGCCGGTCACGGTGGTGCCCGGGCCTGCGGCGGCCCGGGCACCTCGCACGATCTCCTCGGTCATCTCCTGCGTGGTGTTGCAGTTGGTGACGACGATGTGCACGCCGCTCAGACCTCCACGGGCTCGGTGACGGTGGTCTCGTCGGCGGCGCGTTCGGTGCGGCAGAGGGTCATGTACAGGCC
This portion of the Streptomyces mirabilis genome encodes:
- a CDS encoding FUSC family protein, with product MSRLSAAVPPWLAHALRAQRGPVPWSAVVRGALAAGPLLLLAVLSGRTSVGVVAALGAMLAGINDRPGSRRAAVRRLGVPALAGAGGLLVGSYAGQHVGAVTLTLLLTVLGLVAGAVSAVGPVASGAGTQLLVAAAIGAGMPLPEPGWQRALFFVGGAGWLLVLRLALPTPGAIAGDYRFDGERDAVGGVYDAVAALLEAVGGPDAPGRRVALTAALDHAQDALGGPRLRPYASSAAERRLHAQYAAALPLAEAATALAWAGEAVPARAVEGPRRLAVAVRTSTHTGPLPAPARSAPALRALDDALLHAADTFDRGGDDSALHTRRRTAASLARTVLGSAGREYGLRVALCFGAGVAVAQALHHARWYGSHAHWYWLPATAVFLVKPDLGPLASRVICRAAGTVLGAVLFAGLAALLPRPAGLVALVALCGALIPVATRHFAAQTAVVTVLVLSLVMVGGEPAASWSRIGETLLACAIVLLVGHLPALGQRGGGVRARVTHAAEAAHVYLAHVLDDGTTDDRAGRWTLRREAYRALAEARASIDLAAAELPALARHAEGTDEVAATLERLVDTTTACAVQLDDNGRLTPEHTERITALLDELAEGRERAGLVMKEGQALAVPLAG
- a CDS encoding nucleotidyltransferase domain-containing protein, with translation MPAPTRPPHIDDEKFLAHVTDRLAALPAVRAVALGGSRAQGTHGPDSDWDLAIYYRGAFDPDDLRAVGWQGEVSEIGGWGGGVFNGGAWLTVESRRVDVHYRDLDVVERESGRAELGRFHVEPLLFHLAGIPSYLLVAELAVNRVLRGDLPRPAAYPAKLRISASAHWHGTARATLAYAKANHAPAGRLTEAAGALATAALQTGHAVLAARGEWVTNEKRLLERAGLRGIDEIVRGGVGEPEGLVHMLGRAEVVLDAAVVRAEEVADDGGIRAEEILDAGVDREGECGVE
- a CDS encoding RidA family protein; the protein is MPARVTVPSLFPPPGYAHVSVVEAGARLAFLAGAVPLDAAGNVVGVGDHVRQAEQVIANLGEQLRAVGSGFAHVVATDVYVVSGEPRVLSDVWGVVEASGLSTGPHSSTLLGVACLGYTGQLVEITATAVVPESESES
- a CDS encoding aspartate/glutamate racemase family protein, which produces MHIVVTNCNTTQEMTEEIVRGARAAAGPGTTVTGLTPAWGPESAEGWLDSYLSAAAVLDTLRTYEGPCDAVVMAGFGEHGREGARELVDVPVVDITEAAAHLACLLGRRYGVVTTLERSRGQIEDSLYAAGVAQNCAAVVGTGLGVLDLGDVQRTQEAFVTAAERAREAGAEVLVLGCAGMTGLQRAVGEKLDLPVVDGVAAAVKLAEALVSLGLRTSRVGSYARPLPKRRVWGAGRG